A window of the Halichoerus grypus chromosome 2, mHalGry1.hap1.1, whole genome shotgun sequence genome harbors these coding sequences:
- the SMARCD2 gene encoding SWI/SNF-related matrix-associated actin-dependent regulator of chromatin subfamily D member 2 produces MSGRGAGGFPLPPLSPGGGAVAAALGAPPPPAGPGMLPGPALRGPGPAGGVGGPGAAAFRPMGPAGPAAQYQRPGMSPGSRMPMAGLQVGPPAGSPFGTAAPLRPGMPPTMMDPFRKRLLVPQAQPPMPTQRRGLKRRKMADKVLPQRIRELVPESQAYMDLLAFERKLDQTIARKRMEIQEAIKKPLTQKRKLRIYISNTFSPSKAEGDTAGTTGTPGGTPTGDKVASWELRVEGKLLDDPSKQKRKFSSFFKSLVIELDKELYGPDNHLVEWHRMPTTQETDGFQVKRPGDLNVKCTLLLMLDHQPPQYKLDPRLARLLGVHTQTRAAIMQALWLYIKHNQLQDGHEREYINCNRYFRQIFSCGRLRFSEIPMKLAGLLQHPDPIVINHVISVDPNDQKKTACYDIDVEVDDPLKAQMSNFLASTTNQQEIASLDVKIHETIESINQLKTQRDFMLSFSTDPQDFIQEWLRSQRRDLKIITDVIGNPEEERRAAFYHQPWAQEAVGRHIFAKVQQRRQELEQVLGIRLT; encoded by the exons ATGTCGGGCCGTGGCGCGGGCGGGTTCCCGCTGCCTCCGCTGAGTCCTGGTGGCGGCGCCGTTGCCGCGGCCCTGGGAGCGCCGCCTCCGCCAGCGGGACCCGGCATGCTGCCCGGACCGGCGCTCAGGGGGCCGGGGCCGGCTGGAGGCGTGGGGGGCCCCGGGGCCGCCGCCTTCCGCCCCATGGGCCCCGCGGGCCCCGCCGCGCAGTACCAG CGGCCTGGTATGTCACCAGGGAGCCGGATGCCCATGGCTGGCTTGCAGGTGGGACCCCCCGCCGGCTCCCCGTTCGGCACAGCTGCTCCCCTTCGACCTGGCATGCCACCCACCATGATGGACCCATTCCGCAAACGCCTGCTTgtgccccaggcccagcccccaaTGCCCACCCAGCGCCGGGG GTTAaagaggaggaagatggcagATAAGGTTCTACCTCAGCGA atTCGGGAGCTTGTCCCAGAGTCTCAGGCGTACATGGATCTCTTGGCTTTTGAGCGGAAGCTGGACCAGACCATTGCCCGAAAGCGGATGGAGATCCAAGAGGCCATCAAAAAGCCTCTGACG CAAAAACGAAAGCTGCGGATCTATATTTCCAATACGTTCAGTCCCAGCAAGGCAGAAGGCGATACTGCGGGGACCACAGGGACCCCCGGGGGAACCCCCACAGGGGACAAGGTGGCTTCCTGGGAACTCCGAGTGGAGGGAAAACTGCTGGATGAT CCTAGCAAACAGAAGAGGAAGTTTTCTTCGTTCTTCAAGAGCCTCGTCATTGAGCTGGACAAGGAACTGTACGGGCCTGACAACCACCTGGTGGAG TGGCACCGGATGCCCACCACCCAGGAGACCGATGGCTTCCAGGTGAAACGGCCCGGAGACCTCAACGTCAAGTGcaccctcctgctcatgctggATCATCAG CCTCCCCAGTACAAGTTGGACCCCCGACTGGCGAGGCTGCTGGGGGTGCACACACAGACCAGGGCGGCCATCATGCAGGCCCTGTGGCTTTACATCAAACACAACCAACTGCAGGACGGGCACGAGCGCGAGTACATCAACTGCAACCGGTACTTCCGCCAG ATCTTCAGTTGCGGCCGACTTCGTTTCTCCGAGATTCCCATGAAGCTGGCTGGGTTGCTGCAGCATCCAGACCCCATTGTCATCAACCACGTCATTAG CGTAGACCCTAACGACCAGAAGAAGACGGCATGTTATGACATTGATGTGGAGGTAGACGACCCACTCAAGGCCCAGATGAGCAATTTTTTGGCTTCTACCACCAATCAGCAGGAGATTGCCTCCCTTGATGTCAAG ATCCATGAGACCATTGAGTCCATCAACCAGCTGAAGACCCAGAGGGATTTCATGCTCAGCTTTAGCACCGACCCTCAGGACTTCATCCAGGAATGGCTCCGTTCCCAGCGCCGAGACCTCAAG ATCATCACTGATGTGATTGGGAATCCCGAGGAGGAGAGACGAGCTGCTTTCTACCACCAGCCCTGGGCCCAGGAAGCAGTGGGGAGGCACATTTTTGCCAAG gtgCAGCAGCGAAGGCAAGAACTGGAACAGGTGCTGGGAATCCGCTTGACCTAA
- the LOC118550821 gene encoding LOW QUALITY PROTEIN: intercellular adhesion molecule 5 (The sequence of the model RefSeq protein was modified relative to this genomic sequence to represent the inferred CDS: deleted 1 base in 1 codon): MEVLLFRVWALLALIPFPGATEETFEVSVWPDQALVKLGQSLMVNCSTTCPDPGPSGIETLLKKTQVDKGPQWKEFLLEDVTENSILQCFFSCAGIQKDTSLGITVYQPPEQVILELQPAWVAMDEAFTVKCHVPSVAPLENLTLTLLQGNQELHRRNFMSLAVASQRAEVTINVKAQREDDRCNFSCRAELDLSSHGGGLFHSSSAIKVLRIFEFSQSPKIWVSPLLEIGMAEAVSCELSRVFPAREVMFHMFLGDQELSPFVSWKGDTAWANATVRAMETGDQELSCLVSLGPMEQKTREPVHVYSFPPPILEIEELYPLAGTDINVTCSGHVLTSPSPTLRLKGAPDLPGPGEPAWLLLTTREEDNGRNFSCEASLELQGQRLIKTTAMQLHVLYKPRLEESDCPGNQTWVKGTEQMLACVPKGNPTPALVCTWNGVIFHVEVPHKAAYNHTGTYCCTATNQLGSVSKDIAVIVQGLDEGISSTIFVIVIVALGVGVITIALYLNYRPCKIERRKLPYRQKEKNKEEKSQFAVQQAEKCNAHNC, encoded by the exons ATGGAAGTGCTGCTCTTTCGTGTCTGGGCCCTGCTGGCCTTGATCCCTTTCCCAG GGGCTACTGAAGAGACATTTGAGGTTTCTGTTTGGCCAGATCAGGCCCTGGTAAAGCTTGGACAGTCTCTAATGGTCAACTGCAGCACTACCTGTCCAGACCCCGGACCCAGTGGAATTGAGACTTTATTAAAGAAAACCCAGGTGGACAAAGGACCTCAGTGGAAGGAGTTTCTCCTGGAGGATGTCACAGAGAATTCTATTCTGCAGTGCTTCTTCTCTTGTGCAGGGATCCAAAAGGACACAAGCCTTGGCATCACTGTGTATC AGCCACCAGAGCAGGTGATCCTGGAGCTGCAGCCTGCATGGGTAGCCATGGATGAAGCCTTTACAGTGAAGTGCCATGTGCCCAGTGTAGCACCCCTGGAAAACCTCACCCTTACCCTTCTCCAGGGTAACCAGGAACTACATAGAAGGAACTTTATGAGCTTGGCTGTGGCCTCCCAAAGAGCTGAGGTCACCATCAATGTCAAAGCCCAAAGGGAAGATGACAGGTGTAATTTCTCATGCCGTGCAGAACTGGACTTGAGTTCACATGGTGGAGGGCTCTTTCACAGTAGTTCAGCCATCAAGGTACTCCGGATCTTTG AATTCTCTCAGAGCCCCAAAATCTGGGTCTCCCCACTTTTGGAGATTGGGATGGCAGAGGCTGTGAGCTGTGAGTTGTCTAGGGTGTTTCCAGCCAGAGAGGTCATGTTCCACATGTTCCTGGGAGACCAGGAGCTGAGCCCTTTTGTCTCCTGGAAAGGAGACACAGCATGGGCCAATGCCACCGTTCGGGCCATGGAGACCGGTGATCAGGAGCTGTCTTGCCTTGTATCTCTGGGtccaatggaacagaaaacaaGAGAGCCAGTGCATGTCTATA gCTTCCCTCCACCAATCCTGGAGATAGAAGAATTATACCCATTGGCAGGGACAGACATTAATGTGACCTGTTCAGGGCATGTATTAACATCACCCAGCCCTACTCTTCGGCTGAAGGGAGCCCCAGacctccctggccctggggagcCTGCCTGGCTTTTACTTACCACCAGGGAGGAAGATAATGGCCGAAATTTCTCCTGTGAGGCCTCTTTGGAGCTTCAGGGTCAACGGTTGATCAAAACCACTGCAATGCAGCTCCATGTCTTAT ACAAGCCTCGGTTAGAGGAATCTGACTGCCCTGGCAACCAGACGTGGGTCAAAGGGACAGAGCAGATGCTTGCGTGCGTCCCAAAGGGAAACCCAACTCCAGCCTTGGTGTGTACCTGGAACGGAGTGATCTTCCACGTTGAGGTGCCACACAAGGCAGCCTACAACCACACGGGAACCTACTGCTGCACAGCCACTAACCAGCTGGGCTCCGTCAGCAAAGACATTGCTGTCATCGTTCAAG GACTGGATGAAGGAATCAGCTCCACCATCTTCGTCATCGTTATTGTTGCCCTTGGAGTGGGTGTAATCACCATAGCACTGTATCTGAACTACCGGCCTTGCAAAATAGAGAGGCGGAAATTGCCCTacaggcagaaagagaagaac aaagaggagaaaagccaGTTTGCTGTTCAGCAAGCAGAAAAGTGCAATGCACATAATTGTTAA